The region tcattatgaggtttttcctgaatctcccaaatgcccctaggaaaaaggtttcaagaattacacttttgcccaaattttttgggtaattacacttagacccctttcaacttggtccttggatcattttttaattgcacttatgCCCATAGAGAAATGATTTATTACACTAATACCCTaaaattttaggtaaattacacttttacctgaacttcaatatttacgattttgcccctggcttgGAAACTGAACTTTTATCTCCAGACTTTCATAATTCCTAAAATGTCGTATTTCCACaaatatttgaatctaaaaatcttagATATTACATCCTttatgatcattcaattttttaggctTGAAATTAGATGTATCGAAAACTATCTTTATTCCGATTGCTTttagtgtcataaatctcatctCAAGACACTCATCAATGACATACCttttttcttagatatttacatttcagagtactcccttccattgattcaacaattacttaactaaattctcaaaccgATTTTCggttccttgaacttacttaaTACTAcgcaatatggggtattacaacaatCCTTGGCAAGGGAAGattgatttgatattttactcttatgtttaagttttgatgatgaaaaacatcaaataattttacatcCTATATGGccttcaaacaaaaatcaatttcattgTCAAAGTGCTTTCAATACAACCAATCTATATGCATATGGACATTTACAAATTATATTTCACAAAAATGGTTTCAAATCTTTGGAAAAATAGGAGCAACATTTTTCTAAggaaaaataactaatttattaacTACATTGTAAATTTAACCTATATGTCAACTATCTTGAAGCAATCTATCGATAGACAGAATGCTTGTTTGAAGATTAGCCTTGATCTGTCGACCAATCTCTTTGGATCTGTTAATTGATAGAATGCTTGGTGTATCTTACCTTGCATCTATTGATAGATAGGGgatcatctgtcgaccgataGAATGTTTTCCTAAGCAAATGTGGATAGATTTTCATAATCTATCAacttgtttttgaaattttgccTAAGGCTGTCGACAACTTCTTTCGTCTGACACCACTAACGACTAGTTTGACAACTTGCAAAGATGCTCTTATTCTATCAAACGGTCATATTTTTGAATGAAGCTCAAGacactctataaatagaaaaggaaTGGAAGATTCAATGTGACCAAGTGATTACATTGCAAGCTCCCAGGTGGTCATCCAATTTGTGCTTTATTATTGCATTTATTTCTTTCCAAGGCTTTACTcttatctttgtaaatttactTTCAACCCTTGTTTCTATATttagagaatttgtaactaagagtgttaactcttagatcctctcttatcttgtaTCATTTTGTATAATTCCAACCTAGTTTTGCTAGAGAACTTacttattgaagcaaggggttaCAATACCTAGTCTGTTGCTAAAGGGCTTACTTATTAAAGCAAAATGTTGTATTTTCCTAACTTGGTGCTAGAGAGCTTATCCAAGGTGATAGGAGGATTTTGATAGATTGTTTTTAAATtccttagtgagaagctaaaggagtggattaggcttggtttaagttgaaccactataaatccttgtgtcattttcatttcttgctTTATCATTTCTCTAGTATTTTCATTTAGATATCACACTTCATATTCTAAATCATTAAATCcctatttttaagaaaaactttttaaatttcaatcaaattttcaaataaccCAATTCTCCCTCCTCTTAggttttggtgccattgctatacaattatatcatGATTATCATGAAAGGTGTTTCCTAAAGTGTCATATAGTTACTATAATAAGATCTGACAAataattattgagtttgtgagtttatcattccATGACTCTGGCTTAGTCTAgatgttaggtgatggaaggattatagcacacgATAATCATCAACTATAATAAGTTCATTAAAGTAAGACTTCACTATCTTCTATATTGTCCTGAATTGCTACTAAGCACTTCTCAAGACCTCTCATATCATCACCaagatatggagagattcttgtAATGGGTCAAGTTGTTAACAGATACTAAATGGGTTTTGGTGTTATTTATTTACTAGcaagtagtgaacctagaaagtcataCACCATATAGTGTTATATCTAGTGTCAACACTATGTACCTATTCTGTCTCAaatatgtcattaagtgttGTTAAAGGTAGCAGGTCAAAGCTTGACTTGCTAGAATAGGAAAGTCGACTACCCAGCTTGAGGAGTCGACTACCATGCCTAGCTAGCAATAGTGCTATCCACGTTTAAGCCAATTGGGGAGGATGGTGGGGTGAGGCGGTAGTTGCAATTTTGGACATGAAATTGGAATTACAGAGGCTGTAATTTGGCTAGCTTCTACTTGCTTTCTGTAACTTCTGTTTTTGTTTACTTCTGCTCTACTTTTCTAAATTATAATGAGGTATGAGTCTCGTTCTCCCTTGGTAACAGTGTGGCTTATTGCCTAGGCCTAGGGCCCCACCCAGGGCTGGCCCTAAGATTTTGGAGGCTCTAAGAAAACccataaaccaaaattttatttgggtcTTAGACTTTCAAGACTTTAAATCAAATCTGATATTAACAGTTTACACAATTAACtttcaagtttaaaaaatttaactgaaAACTTTCAAAGATCCAACGActaaagtattaattttttttacaaaattttgatacaagaatgatatttattgtttaaaaatattaaaatatagaaaaattcactaaggcattattttttcttacaaaatttgtggaattggtatttattatttagcatacgttaaaatgtaaaaaactTTACTAAagcattaatttttcttacaaaatttgtgggattggtatttattgtttaaaaaatattaaaatgtaaaaaaaatcaaacatgctGGTGGAGTGACTTGAACCAGTGACCTAAAAAACTTTTGATTTACAACTCACCACTCTACCAACTAAACTCAAATAGAATTGgtataaattatgtatttttgttgaagTATACGAAGATAAGGATTCCAAACTACGACGAAGACGATAATAACAACCGATGATCAAAAAAACTAAGAGATAGAGACAGCTTGACTAGAGATAAAGTTTAGAGTGTTTATCTTATATGTTATTTACCCTTGTTGTAcatttaaatattgttgtaatctagtcctaattATTAGGAATGTAATCTAGATAATAAGGATGTAATCTAGTTCTAAAttttaggagaattcttaggaaacctcttgtataaatattttcattcatatcaataaaatcataaggaataccatttccttttcttctacATGATATAAGAGCCTATTGATTCAAGCCTCTACTACTAGCAACCCTAGTGCATTCATCGTACATCCTCCAGTTACAACGTGCCTTCATTACACTTGTTCCCTGTTTCCAGTCCAACAACTGATTAAAGCCATTCTTGTGTCTGGTCCTCTTTGATCATCATGTCAAAAACTTCTGCACACTCTTCCCCAACTTTGACCATCAccactaaaaaattaattccaGTGGATCAACCTCCTCTTGCTGGTGAATTACCGAATGTTCACCAATCCTACCGGTTAGATGGTAGGAATTTCCTTCAATGGTCTTAGTTGATCAAGATGCTTCTCAAAGGGTGAGGAAAAGGTAACCACCTAACTGAGAATCCTCTAGTACAAAATGATCCAGGTTTCAATGCATGGGATGTGGAAGGCTCCTGACAGCAAGAATTTTATGTCGGACAGGTTTGGGAGTACCATACAACCGAAGATCAGCAAGAATTTTATGTTCCTCAACACTGCCCGATAGGTTTGGGAGACCATTCAGTAAACCTATTCTAAAGCCAAGGATGCATCTATGATCTTTGATGTTAAAACAAAGATCAATGGTACAAAACAAGGCCAATTGACCAGCACAGAGTATTACAATCTAATGAGAGGCCTATGGTTAGAGCTTGACCAATATCAAGCCATTAAGATGGAGTGCTAAGAGGATACTGCCACCCTCAACTGAATCCTTAAAAGAGACTGAATACTGTAGTTCCTAGTAGGCTTAAACCCTGAGTTTGATCGGGTACGAGTACAAGTTCTTGGTAAAGATAAGTTTCCTAATTTAAATAAGGTATTTGCTATTGTGAGGagtgaagaaaataggaaaaggcCTATGCTTAGTGGATCTAACATGGAAGGATCAACACTCCTATCCAATAATAAGGAAGGAGCAAGAGGGAAAACGTGGAAACCATCTACAGCCCGAACCAAGGTTTTCGGACTTGAAGGATAGTGGTGCACTTTCTGTAACAAACCTTAGCACACCAGAGAGACATGCTTCAAACTGCATGGGAAGGAGGCAATTCTCAACCGAGTTGGTAGATCCTGAAATATGAGGACTTAAGACCATTAACAAAACTACCCTCAAAGCTACCTATCAACCAAGGGACAAAAGGGAgaagtagaaaaagaagaagtaaccGGTTATGGATCAAATTTGAATTAGCTCAATAAAGAGGAAATAAATAGGCTGAAGGAGTTCCTAAAGACCATCCAAGATGGAAGAGCATCTTGTTCCATTGCACATGAAAGTAAACAAGTgatttttactctttttttggCCTCTAATACTGATAGGAATAACACATGGATCTTGGATTCAGGGGCTACTAACCATATGACATccaatttttgtgtttttgataCCTATGAGCCCTTTGAAACCATCAAACAAATTACTATTTCCAATGGGACCTCTATTCCCATCAAAGGAAAAGGCAAATTAAGTCTTGGCCctaatttatcaataaatcaGATACTCTATGTACTAGATTTAACCCTAAGCCTTATCTCCATAAAATAACTCACAAAAGACCTCAATTGCAATGTTGTTTTCTCTCCATATGTGTGTAAATTTTAGGCCATGAACACGGGGAGgatgattggtgtggctaaaGAGAAACACGGGCTATACATCTTACAAGGAAGGAGTTCCATACCTAAAGACAACTAATTGCAGGCAGCCTATTCAACCCAAAATTCAGCATCTAATTAATCTTCCATTTGGCTTTGTTGTAAGCACCTTAGGTGAATCCCACATTGGCCATGCAAATggggggaactgggcatataagtgcggagagtgttctacatagtgatgcgcgttttgggattaaatcccagagcgataaaatcggggattggttgcgacctgaaccgGACAATACATTGTTATGTGAACCCCGACCGTTACAgtaatggtatcagagccgacccccgagcctctgagcgtggtggtggggcaaacctcaacgAGGATGCTGAGTCCCTAGAGGGAGtgcgtgtaagcaccttaggcgaatcccacatcggccatgcaaagggggggaactgggcatataagtgtggagggtgttctacatagtgacgcgtgttttgggattaaatcccacagcgataaaatcggggattggttgcgacctgaaccagacaatacgttgctatgtggaccctGGCCGTTACATTTTTCATCTTCATCTAGGTCATCCTCCTTTTAGTCTATTGAAAGAAATGTTCCCTACTTTGTTTAGAACTCGTGATCTTGGCAATTTTCAATGTGATGTGTGTGTTATGGCCAAACATTATAGATCTTCTTATCCTATTAGTAATAAACTTTCATCTAATCCATATGCTTTAATTCATTCTAATGTTTGGGTCCCTTCAAAAATTCCTAACTATTCAAGCGTAAAgtgatttatttcatttatagatgattgcacCCGAATGTGTTAGATTTTTCTACTAAAAGATAAGGCTAGCATTAGGACTGTTCTaccttatttttgcaaaatgatcCACACTCAATTTGGAACtcatattcaaaaatttagaaCAGATAATGCAAGAGATTATTTTAATGCTTACTTGCatcatttttttccaaaatgaagGGATAGTCTATGAATCTTCATGCATAGAcattccacaacaaaatggagtagctgaaaggaagatgagacatTTCCTCAATGTCACCCGAGCCCTTCTTCATTATCACAATGTTCCTAAATATCTTTGGGGAGAGGTTGTTTTGATAGCCACTTATGTAATTAATAGGTCCTATCTAAGGTTCTTAATAATCAAAGTCCTCTCCAATGCCTAACCAAATTTTTCCCTAACCTAAAGTTGCATTCTCCTTTGCCTCTTAAAGTTTTTGGATGTTTATGCTTTGTTCACATACCTAAGATCCATCGAGACAAGCTAGACCCTAAAGCAAAAAGATGTGTGTTCATAGGTTATTCTTCAACCCAAAAGGGTTATAAGTACTACAACCTTATTTCTCAAAAAATCTATGTTTCTGAGGATGCCACCTTCATTGAGTCTCAATCCTTCTTTGACTCTCAGCTTAAGGGGGAGAACACTCAACTTGAAACCAATTTAGACAGTTACTTTCCCTTTCCAGAACCAACCACTGATGTTGTCCAACATCTTCCTAAGTTGTCCCAACCTCCATTTCACCAGTGCAATCCATCAAAAGCTTCTCATATTCATCCAATATGCCCTAAATCAACAAACCAGCAATTGATTCCTTCTGACAGGTACAAAGGATCCCCCTATGTGTACAAGAGAAGGCAGCCTAGTGATGGTCCACAACCTATACCAATTGTAGCCCTTGATTCTGTTAGTGtaagtgctctagacccaatcagattgggcatgttgtacactgacaattctaatcatgttattatttgaataaggagttgttcaaattcacaagaagtcattctattagtttcttgttattattgtaataaccgaatgaaactagatagaagtccatatgatgtatactgtgataaATCTATAAAGaagtgagatgatgcatcacagtttctagacatcattaaacgtcccaagtcgtagcaatgtcaagaatggacattgacaattgtggtaagacttgtatgtgctatgtttttgctatgtgatagcaatggggtctcacacccataggcatggggatgcctagacaagtacataggtgaccaatgttggagaacgtgtcactggacatgactcgccatgagaatccattttggttatatgttgatggtattctcatacgagatgggtgtaactaatccttggacctgaggttatcacggtcatctcataagaagaccggtatgctttgacatcgtttcgatgggcctagacaaaggctgcatatgggcgatcgttgggtatattgtgaggcttatggagatgggtgtataaccaagatggaactcgtctatcccttgatagaggatgatgtatctaaggcgccttcggtggatattcactttaaatccatggccatggtgaaagagatcaataaagagttattgatttactttctaattaagtgaagatatccggaagaccgaagaaaactcatgtgatcgttatcaagcaacacatcattatacttgagatcacataagatatattgacgagaggatcgaattacacggtaaccatgctcgtgaaaggttatttgcggattatgaatccttctgaataattgggtaggcatgatgtcttgctagaggctaatcttgtcttatgtgttcgtaccgacacattgctaacatattcgaaagcctaatgagtcatacgcaataggcacggtccctggcttaaaccaggagagtggacgtatggttaagtgggacacttcggcaagaagttttgtcgtcgtaggttctcacgaaaaaagaacaaataaacgtaatgacgtcgatatgacgaggagtcgtcataatggaaagagtttcctaaaatggcaattaattaaattagaaaggagtttctaatttaataattttctatttgttggagtggcaaataggaaataaaatatatttgggcttaagttaatatttggactaaattggatttgggccaaatattaaattaaatattatatttagactaaattgtatttgggccaaatattaaaataaatattatatttggactaaattagatttgggctaaatattaaatattatattttgaccaaattagatttgggccaaatatttaataaaatatatttgggcttgaattagatttgggtcataatattttatttaacctataaaaggattgggtcatttaattatatttttagttgaactagaataaacccacttaagattctaattaaattagaattaataggctagcccaatccattagggttttagaaaccctaggatatttccttataaatatccctttatgggttgcccaaaataatggtgatttttggtgtcgtttttcaagagttgaaaaacgtattgccgttcactcttccccgtttccttttgcatcgatttgaaacgtgggtgttcttttaccgtccatacacaagccgcgcaaaggagaaggagctagcactcctattccgctctccttgccaacggacgcgtgccgcgtatcacgagttagaggccggacgcttggacggctcgaatccgcgaatgactcgataatctaaaggttagatttatttatttgtttgtgaatgatttgatttcgacgttaatccaatcgtcgggatcggggtaagttcaaaattttgaactacgctgtttaccccgtagcgatcttgctttccTATCAGATTCAAGTATGAAAGAACACACACCTGAAAAAAACAACTACAACAGAACCAGAATTTACTGATCTTGACCTTCTAATTGCAATTCAAAAAGGAGTAAGAAATTGCACCAAACACCCTTTAGCCAATTTCCTATCCTATCATCGCCTTTCTCCTACCCACAAAAGCTTCCTAACATCCCTAGATGCCATTGTTGTTCCAAAATCAGTGAAGGAGTCATTAAAGGATCCAAATTGGAAAGAAGCCATGTTGGAAAAGATGAGAGCTTTGCACATGAATCAAACTTGGGAATTAGTATCTCAACCCAAGGGAGTTAGACCTGTAGGTTGTAGGTGGATCTTCAATCTAAAGTATAAAGCCAATGGTACCCTTGAAAGATACAAGGTAAGGTTAGTGGCCAAGGGCTACACTCAATCCTATGTgattgattatcttgaaacctTTTCCCCAATAGCAAAGATGACAACCGTTCGAGTACTCATTTCATTAGCAGCTAATTTGGAGTGGAAGTTGCAAcaacttgatgttaaaaatgcatttttacatggGGATTTAAAATAAGAGGTGTTCATGGAATTGCCTCCCAATTTTTGTACATAACAAAGTAAGAGAAGTGTGCAAGTTGAAGAAAGCATTATATGGACTCAAGTAGTCCCCATGAGCCTGGTTTAGGTGATTTTCTACAATAATGAATACTATGGGGTACTATCAAAGTCGATGGGACCACACCCTCTTCATCAAACATACGAGAGATAAGGTAACCACTTTATTGGTTTAtattgatgatattgttatgATAGGTAATGATGACACTGAACAATAAGGCCTAAAACAAAATCTTGCTAAGGAATTCAAAATTAAGGACCATGGGAGATTAAAGTACTTCTTAGAAATTGAAGTGGCCTATTCACAAAAGGGGATCTTTCTATCTCAGTGTAAGCATACACTTAATTTATTAGCTGAGACTGGCCTGCTATGAGGTAAAGGAGCACAGTTTCCAGTGGATCCAAACATCAAGCTACTGACAAATGACTTTGGGGAAGCAATAGATAAAAGGCAATTTCAATAATTGGTAGGTAAGGTAATATACCTCTCACATATTAGGCTGGACCTAACATTTGGAGTTAGTctagtaagtcaattcatgcatagccTCAATGAGGAACATATGCAAATAGTAAGAAGATCGAATTCTACAGTATCTAAAGGCTACACTAGGCAAAGGCATTCTTTTTGCACCAGGAGCAACCTTGAAAGTTCAAGGTTACAAAGATGTGGATTATGGAGGCTTTCTAGTGGATAGACGGTCCACAACTTGATACTATGTGTTCTTATGGGGtaatttggtgtcttggaggagtaaaaaacaaGGGGTGGTAGCAAGCTCAAGTGTTGAGGCtgaatttagggctatggccctCTGTGTGTGTGAAATCCTATGGCTACAAATCATTATAAaagatttgaagattcaaaTACAACACCCTATTGAGCTACTATGTGACAAtcaatcaataataaatattgCTCATAACTCGGTACAACATGACCGaaccaaacacattgaaattgacaagcattttattaaagaaaaattggaatcCAAATTGCTACAAACCTTTTATGTTTCATCCAATCAACAAGTGGTAGATCTTCTTGCTAAATGGTTGGCCATTAAACTATTTGAGGAATTAATAGGCAAGCTAGGAATGGTAGACATCCATTCATcagcttaagggggagtgttgaagtaTACGAAGATAAGGATTCCAAGCTACGAAGAAGATGATAACAACAACTGATGATCAAAAGAACTAAGAGATAGAGATAGCTGGGCTGGAGATAAAGTTTAGATAAAATTTAGAGTGCTTATCTTATCTGTTATTTATCCTTGTTGTAcatttaaatattgttgtaatctagtcctagagATTAGGAATGTAATCTAGATAATAGGGATATAATCGAGTTCTAAATTTTAtgagaattcttaggaaacctcttgtataaatatttttattcatatcaaTAAAATCATAAGGAATAccgtttctttttcttctacaATTTTAgcatgtatttattatatatatatatatatataaagtatatattcaaaattcaaacttaaaaaaCTATGGTTGGGGCCCTAGGCAGGCAATCACCTATCCTCAGGGTCGCCCCTAGCCCCACCAACCTTGAGTTGGTCTTAATTTGATCCTAACGTACAAGTTCAAACATGTTCATGTGTAAGAGAAATTAGTAAATTAGAACTAAGACTACGTGTCCATGAAGGTCGTAAAGGTGGTTTGAATGAGAGAGACCCTTGTTTCTTTTTCCACTCACAATCTTTAGCACCCATACACCAAAACTAAATACATCTGATCTTGAGAAAATCTCATCCATTGTATACTTTGGAGATATGTAGTCAGTGCAAGAAAATATTAACatgacagaaaaaaaaaaaaaatgacttccATAAGACATGttgtatttgaaaaaaataacttgtatttttatgaattttgataattatttttttattttaaatatttgacttTAATAGGGTGTTAAAAAGTAaacatattaaagaaaaattctgtGAGATTCTTAAATATAAGGGTGAGCAAAAAATAACTGGAAAAgagtataaaataataatgtcaCTTAGGTTCTATGTGAATACATTTAGAtgtgttaaaatttttattatcacccttaataatatttttaaaataaataattatatttttaaataaattaagggTAAAGCTGTCTAGGGATCATTGGTTAACATAATTAATGAAAGGAAAATGTGTAGTGATTCAGTAGAAGGGGCCAAGGGGGGAAGAAATTAATGTAACAACGAGGAAGGAATAAATTTAGCAAGGGAAGTAGGTGGAGTTTTCGCGTGTGGCGACTCCCACTCCAAGCCGGCCACGAAGTCTCCCACCGCCTTCTTTCGAATGGACGATTACACCCCTCGGAGCAGCACCCATGCAGCATGATTGGACGATTATACCCCTGGCTGCTTCTCCGAAAGCGAGGGGCAATTGCTTGGACTGCAACCAAACACCCTGGCCTGGGCCTTAACTGTACTTGAGCTGTCTCCCTCTCCTTCTTCGAAATCCCCCCCAAAACCCACTCCTATTTATCGTCCAATTCCCCCTCCCTTCCACTTCATTGCATTCCCCCATCTCCTCTatcttcaaaattcaaatctGTTTTTGAGTCAATCATGGCCTCCAAGCCCCAGGCCGCGTCCTCCTCCTTCGAAGACTTCTTGCCCATCATGGCCGAGAAGCTCGGAGGGGACGGCCTGATCGGCGAGCTCTGCAACGGCTTCCGCCTGCTCATGGACGCCGACAAAGGCCTCATCACCCTCGACAGCCTCAGGCGAAACGCCGCCCTCTTGGGCCTGCACGACTTGACAGACGACGATCTCCACACCATGATGAGAGAAGGTGACTTCGACGGCGACGGTGCCCTCAACCAGATGGAGTTTTGCGTTCTGATGTTCAGATTGAGCCCCGAGCTGATGGAGCAGTCCTCCTCCTTGCTCCAGGAAGCTCTCCTCCACGAACTCCATGATTTCCGTTGATTTGTACCTATTTTTtgggtcaatttttttttcaattgatatACAAATTACTTTTGTTGGAGAATATACGGGAATGAGATGATGAACAATTGTACCTGTTGAATGACTGCCTGAAaaccaatttttttgtttttttgtatcGAATTGGGTATGGATGAACGATCTATTTTGTCCCCCATCTTGgtaaattttaactaattgttgCCCAGTGCCAGTGCGGAGAGCGTCAAGCTT is a window of Diospyros lotus cultivar Yz01 chromosome 10, ASM1463336v1, whole genome shotgun sequence DNA encoding:
- the LOC127811038 gene encoding calcium-binding protein KRP1-like, translated to MASKPQAASSSFEDFLPIMAEKLGGDGLIGELCNGFRLLMDADKGLITLDSLRRNAALLGLHDLTDDDLHTMMREGDFDGDGALNQMEFCVLMFRLSPELMEQSSSLLQEALLHELHDFR